CTTTTCTTCTTCCGTATTTCTTTCTTTCGACCATTCTAGGGTCTCTGGTAAGAAAGCCTTCCTTTTTAAGAGGAGATCTGTTCTCAGCATCTACTTCGCACAATGCTCTTGATAATGCCAGTCTGATAGCTTCTGCCTGACCAGCAGGTCCACCACCATCAACATTAACCTTAATATCGAAGTTACCATCCTGACCAACAGTATTTAACGGCTGGCGAACGATAGTCTGTAAAATACCCGCAGGAAAGTAATCCTCCACACTCTTGTTGTTTACAGTGATCTCTCCTTTACCGGAAGTCATATAAATTCTGGCAATTGAGGTCTTTCTTCTTCCTATTGAACTAATTACTTCCATTGATTATAGTTTAATTTCTTTAGGTTTTTGAGCTTCATGCGGATGCTCGGCACCCTCATAAACGTATAAATTCTTGAATAGAACTCTTCCTAATCTAGATTTAGGGAGCATTCCTCTTACGGCTCTCTCTACAAGGATTGTAGATGATTTCTTGGCCATAACTTCCTTTGGAGTAGCAGATCTCTGACCACCAGGGTAACCGGTGTGAGAAATGTAAACTTTATCAGTCCATTTCTTTCCTGTCAGCTTTATTTTATCTGCATTGATAACGATAACATTATCTCCACAATCAACATTCGGAGTAAAATCAGGCTTGTGTTTTCCTCTGATCACTCTCGCAACTTCACTAGCTAACCGGCCCAAAACCTTAGATTCGGCATCAACGATGACCCAACCTTTGTTTACTGTTGCCTTGTTAGCCGAAACTGTCTTATAACTTAAAGTATCCACGCTGTAAAAGCTTTATAATTTTTGACAATAGATAATTCGCCCCTGAAAAAGGGACACAAAGATAGATGTATATATTTTTAAATGCAACAGGAGCTTGAAAATATTTGAATTGCTCATTATCCCATCTAAATCGTCCCATCAGTTATTCTTATCCAACTGCTCCACAAGTACCCTAAAGTCTTTAGGGTACGGTGCCTCAATAGAGAGTTCTTTGCCATTGAGTACTTTGAAGGTAAGACTGCGAGCATGCAATGCAAGCCTTTTAATAAGCGGTTGTTCCTCTGTCCACTTCTTCAGGTTATACTTCCGCTTGATGGATGACAAATACAGAGGTTTGCCTCCATACATTTCATCACCGGTAATCGGAGCTTCTATGCTACTCAGGTGTACTCTGATCTGGTGCATGCGGCCGGTGATGGGCTTGCACTCCACCAAAGTGTGGGCAGTGTACGCTCTTAATGTATTAAAAAAGGTCTGTGCTTCCTTTCCCTTATAATCAATCCTTACAGTTCCGTTGCCCAGTTTTAGGATCGACCTGTCTACTTCTTTATTGTCAAAGTCGTGAATGCCGTCTGTAACCGCATGGTATATCTTGCTCACTTCCCTGTTTTCAAACTGAATAGACATGTGGCGATATGCTTCAGGGTTTCTGGCAATAACCAACGCTCCGGTGGTTTCCTTATCCAACCGGTGGCACACCTGGGCATCTTCATGATATGCCCTTGCCATTTCAAGAATATTCACAGTATCATTCCTGTCAGCAAGCGTAGAAATAAATGCCGGTTTATTAATAACGATGTAGTTATCGTCTTCCCAAATGATTAAATCCTCAAACTTCATTTTTGCCATGCCGCAAAGGTAATGTTTTTTCTGATTTCCGGGATGGAACTGGGTACTGGGGCATATGTTTGCCAACTGCTTTTGCCGATTGCCGACAGAATTACTGACTACTTTAACAAAAGAAGGTACCAAAAAGCTACTTATCCTGATTAAGGACGTTTAACTTTTGAGGCACCTTCTTTTCAACTGACAGATTAAGTCTCCGTCAAAGTCCCGAGTAACCTACTCCAGGATTATTTTCTGCTCATAGCTGCTATCGTTTACCATCAGCTTCACAATATAAACTCCTTTGACCAGCCTGTCGAGATGAATGGGTTCGCCGGCGTAATTGCTTTCGTAGACTATCTTTCCTGCTACATTCAATACGCTCACTTTTGCGTTTTCCATTTGCGCTCCGGTCAGCCTGATATAAATGGTTTTCTGGGTTGGGTTCGGATATACCACCAGTTGCTTGATTTCGGCAGTGACCTCTTCTTGCCGATGCGGTGCTACTGCTGACGGAGACACGTTGATGGTGTAGTCTTCCATTTCACTATGGTACTGGTCATTGCATGGCGTTGGAGTTTCTCCGTAGGTAGTCCTCACTCTTAGCCTGTACACCCCACTGGTTCCTGAAGGGATCGACACGGTAGATGAATATGATGCAGAGGCTCCTATTCCACTCAGCACTTCTTCGCCTGCATCATTAAAATCTCCATCCTTATTCCAGTCTATCCATGCCTTGGCCCTTGATCCTGCCCAGGTGTATTGCGGAGTGACCACCAGTGTTTCCGAACCACTCTGAACCACGGTGGCAGATATACTGGTGTAATCCGAGTAGCCATCTGCTTCATATGTTGTGGTGTTGTCTATGCTTCCCAACCTGACACGTCTTACATACTGGCCTGAGGGGTTGCCATTGGTTACAGCACAATATGATACTGCCTGATGTGTGGTAGCACCTGCACTGTTTGAATAGGCTGAATAACTGCTTTGCTTTCTGGCCCTGACCCTGTAGCTGTAGCTGGTTGCTGCCTGAAGGTTCTGGTCAGAATAGGACGTAACACCTGCATCAACTTCGGTGATGGAAACATAAGAGCCACCGTTATCAGAACGCTGAATTTCAAATGCTTCTTCATCCGCAGAGTTGTCGCTCCATGAGAGGTCAATCTGAGAACTGGAAACGGCTTGTGCTGACATATTGGATGGCGCAGGAAGGGTAGCTCCGGATCCTATATTGGCTGTATAATCCTCCACTTCCCCATACTGAAAGCTTTCGCAAGCCGTGGGCACTCCGCTGTACTTCATGGATATCCGAAGCCTTGTTGTTCCCGGTAATGCTCCCGAAGGTACAGTGAGTGTGCCTTGTACGGTCTGGCTACTGCTTCCTGAGTCAAAAGCCAGTTCGTTGGCATCGTCAAAATCTCCATCCTGATTGAAATCTACCCATACCCTGAAGTACTCCTGATAGGCCTGGCCACTGAATCCTGGCGTAAGGGATATGCTGTTGCCTCCCTGGGCAAGTGGAATAACGAGACTGGTAAAATCAGAGTAATTGGTAGCACCTGAAGGGTTAGAAAAGCTTCCAACGGTCACATTGGCAAGGTGCTCGTAAGATGAGTTACTACTGGTGCTTGCACAATATGTTACCCCGGGATCTTCCACCGTAATGTAGCCGGTTTTAGTTTCCGTATCATTACCGGCGCTGTTGGTTACGGTAAGTGTTACATCATAAACACCTGCCGTTGCATAGGTAACTACAGGGTTTTGCCCGGTACTGGTTGAAGGTGTACCTCCCTGGAAACTCCAGTTCCATTGACTTGGTGAATTGGTAGATTGGTCCGTGAAGCTGATGCTACCGCCTTCAGTAATCACAGTTTGGTCAGCAGCAAAGGCTGCTACCGGGGCTGTTGTGCCTCCTGCGGAGTAGACATCCGCAACCCAGAGTCCACGACCGTATGTACCTGCATAAATCTTTCCGGCCGTTTCGTGGATTTCCAGTTCGTTGACAATTACATTAGGAAGGCTTTGGGAGAACAGAACCCAGCCTCCGGTATTGTCATCTTTATAATAAACGCCTACATCCATACCTGCATAGATGCCATTGGCAGAATTTTTATGCCATACTACGCAATTGGCACTCATATCTGGCAATGTACCTGAAATGTTTGTCCAACTGTTACCGGCATTGTTAGATATATATATTTTTTGTCCGCTGTACCCCCTGATAGCTACTGCCACTTTTTGAGGATTATCGGGATGGACTGATATATAATTGACTATAGCAGGCAAGCCGTTGGTAATGTTGGTCCAGTTACCGCTTCCTCCATTGGTGGTGCGATAAATGCCGTTTTCTGATGCTGCATATATATAGTTGGAATTAGACGGAGCGATAGCTATGCTTTCTATGGTTGCATTACCTGCCCGGCCTGCGTTTTGCCAAGACTGCATGCTGTTGCTACTTTTCTTTATTGTGCCTCCTGACAACCCTACGTAAAAAGTGCCGGCAACATCCTGCGCCTGGGCATAGGGCACTACCCAGGCTCCTGTACCCGGGCCATTTAAGCTAATGGAGTTCTCTCCACCGGAAGTACTTTTATACCATGACCCGCCGTTTTGGGTAGTACCATAAACTACATTGGTATTGTCTTTATCAACAATAGCTTCTCCACCGTCAGCCCCCAGCCACTCATACCAGGTTGAGTTTTTGTACACGCTGGTACCATTGTCCTGAGCTCCGCCAGCTACCATGGTATGGTCGAGTCTGGAAACTCCTATACCATAAAACTGTCGTGTGGCAATGCCATTGGAGAGGTTCAGCCAGGAATCTCCCCGGTCGGTGGTCATAACAAGATAGCCATCATTTCCAATATAGAGCGTATTGCCAACATATTCCATAACGTGGATATCAGGATGTACGGCAGGCACTCCGTTAGGGCCGGTTACGTGGGTCCATTTGGAGGTTTGTGACCAGTTGGCACCACCATCAAGCGATCGGTAGGTTACAACACCGCCAATGTGTACTTCATTATAATTGGTGGGGGAAACTGCAATATCCAGATCATACCAGGACTGGCTGCTGTTGTCGTTCGGCGTATACCCCATGATGTTATATCCGTTGCCTGAGCTTTTTCTTGTGGTGAAGGAGCTGCCACTGTCCGTTGACCTGTATATTGCCCCTGCACCTATGCCATAGACAATATAAACGTAGCCAGGTGCAGCAGGACTCACAGCAAGGAATGCTCTGTATGAAGATGAAAATGAAGATGGCAGCCCGCTGGTGACTACTGAAAATGAATTACCTCCATTAGTTGATTTTAAAAAATTAGGCCCTGTAGCATAAACTATATTGGGATCACCGGGCTTAAACTCGATATCATATACACGTTGGTTATAAATTTTAGTCCAATTCGCCCCGGCATCAGTTGTTTTGTAAATTCCGTCTGAACCTGCTACCAGCAAAATACTAGGGTTACTTGGGTGCATGATGATCCTGCCGAGAGCCTTGCTTTGAGACACATCGTGTTGCAAGCCTGTTGACTGCCATGTGATACCTCCATCCGTTGATTTCATAACGCCAATACTGTAGGTGTCCCATGAGTCTGGGTCTCCGGTGGTGATATAAACTGTATTGGGGTTGGTATAATCAATGACAATATCCGAAACACCGATAGCGGCGAGGTCATCAGCTATGGGTATCCATGAATTACCTCCGTCGGTAGATTTCCAGGCTCCGCCGGATGGTGAGCCGACATACATGAGGTTGGGGTCGTTTTCCAACCGGGCAAAAGCCTGTATCCTGCCCACGCCGGGTGCCCAGCTTGTGGTTACCTGCTCCAGCCTTCCTGGACCGAGTGGCGACCAGTTGTTGACAGAATTGGTACGCGAGCTGGCCTTGGCTTTAGCTTTGAAGGCAGCATATTTTTTCCAGCTTTCATCCTGGCTTATGATAGAGCCATCGGGTCGGCTGCGGCGCTTCATAAAATATAAAATGCGCTGCATCTGCTTATAGCCACTACCTCTTCCGGTATCATGGGTTTCAAAATAGGCATCGGTCGCTCTTTTTATTTCCTCGTAGGTTCCGCCTTCCCTGAGCACATCCCAGGGCTTTTTGGTTTGGGCGTAGTTCATGCTTACGGCTCCCATGAGTAAAATCATGAGTAGCACATACTTCCGTAGTATGAAGTAACAGTTCTTTTTCATAGTTAGAATTGGTTTGGGTTTGGTTGTTTGTAGTTGTTTGAAATAAATAGGTGGTTCTGACGCCCTTGCTGAAAGGGCACAGTAATTGGTTGCCTGCAACCAGAGGGTTTGCAGGAGGCTTTACAATATCACCATGTTCACTTTGATGTTTACATGATTACGCCTTGGGACGGCGCTGAGCAGTTAATCCGCTCCTTCATGTATGATAATGGTATTTTGATGTTTTGTTAAGGGGCATAGGTTTTTTGGTTTTAGGTTGCAAATTCATTCAAATAAACCAGATAGGGGTCTACTTGAAATATTAACCTCCAATTTAAGGAGGAAATACGGGCGGGACTCATGTAAAATTATCCAATAGTAATACGATATTGATTACATGGCGTAATGCGAGGGAAAGACACAGTAAAAGTCTTTCTTCTGTAAAGGGATTACGTTTGGCCTGTGATATTGAATTTGAAAGGGAAATTGTACTCTACGTCAAGTTGAAGTCCGTAGGCTTGAATTTTGCCTAATTTGTTTAAAGGTATCTCATTCAAATTGCCTTGCAAAAGCTTATAAGCCTATGGATTTTTAGCACCTGTGGGGCGTCTGCTAGTTACAATGATCGTTGCACTTTACTAAGATGTTGGAGTGAGATATCTAAGTACTTAGGATTAGAGAACATTGAGCGTTTCCTATCACTCCATGACTCTAGTCTCTCGTTTATGATATTTCGATCTAAGCTTTTTTCTTGTTCAGATATGAAATCAATAGATGAAAGTAGCTCAAGTGCAAAATCCGAATAGAATCCATTGAGGAATTCAATAGTATTTTCTGCAATTTTCTTGAGCTCAGGTTTAGCTTCTACAAATCTCCTGACCTCTTCATACCCATCAGCAATTAGGGTTAATGGCTCAAAAGGTTTTTTATTCATATCGCTATACCCCATGATATAACTCCCATTTAGAGCATTTAGCAAAAATCTGACTTTGCCTGAATATGGTCCATAAAAGTTGGGCTGGTACGTTAATTTAAAATATTTCCTTGCTCCAAATTTCTGAAGAAAATAGGCCACTTTCTCACTAGAGAACTCAGATATGTACTCTCCGTTTCTCACCAAATCGAATAAAACATATAACAGTAACGCTCTTGCGTCTGTCAGCTTCACTCTTTCGCTCTTTAGCTTTTCCTTAATTAAAGTCGATGGTTCATAGACTATAATTTCTGCATCAACTTGATCCAAATATTTTGAAATTATCTTTTTTACTTTTTGCCAATCTAAACCACCATTACCGGCACCCAACGGAGGAATGGCTATACTTTTGATTTTATAGGTGTCTATAACATTTAATAGATCTTCCAGACCTTTTTCGATATATTCATATTCTGAAGGTTTTCTCCAGTTTTTCTTAGTTGGAAAATTGATAATGTATTTCTCACCAGTGCTTAAATTCCTATCTTTTGTTACGAACAACTTACCAATATCAATTTGTTCGTCTTTACACGCTTGGCTATATGCCTTGAAGTTGTTAGGATAAGTTTTCTTGAATTGCAAAGCGATACCCTTTCCCATGACACCAACTGTATTAACTGTGTTCACTAGTGCCTCGGCTTTACTATCGAGAATATTTCCTGTTAAATACTTGATCATAATTACGGGTTAATAATAAGCATTAGGAATGACTTTAACTAATTCTTTATCTATTCCGAATTCCATCAATTTTTGTTTAGCTGAATCATTATAACAACCAAATCCTATAATAAAGTCAGGTGGAATATCACCTTGCACCAAGAATTCGGCTTGTTTCTTTCTTTTAATGTCAAGATTTTCTTGTCCTCCCCAATAAGGCATTTTGACAGATGGCCAATCCACAATCAGTGGTAGTTGATCTACTCTATCTTTATTATAGAAGGTTGTTAAGAAGTCTGTTGCATGACCATCAGAAAAGTAATATATGAGGTCTGAGTTTATTATTGATTCAATGGAGCATGCCACATAAATGATATCTTCTGGTTTATTTGCTTTTTCAACGAAGTTTCCTCCTTGCTGAATTACATACAGCATTGGCATCTTAACACCAAAGTAAAAAGGTGTAAAATCACCGAGCGTTATGGTTTCGATTGTGTTAAAAGTATTTCCATTATCAACATGTACTCGTCTAGTATTCCTATTATCAATAAGGCTAACATCTCCAATTCCCACGAAATCAGAATTGGCGCTTGGTGAATTCTTATGAGTTATACCGTTCTCAAGAATATGAGGAATGTTCTCAATGTGCAGAATTCTATAGATTTTGATTTGGCTCAAATTCATACCGTTAGATTAGCTAATTTCAAAATTAGAAACAAGAAATTAAGCGGTTTGCAATAGCACGGCACCAAATGATACCCAACAATTAAATATATACAACGCTACACATATTCAAATTATATCATTTCCATATCAAGCACTGTAATTACGGTCTGCACTTCAGAAAGTTGTTAATAGCCGTTGGGCAAACTCGTATAAAATAGCAATAAAACGCAGAGTAAAGCTGCTTTTTATTCATTTCTACCTGCAAACAACTTACTCATTCTATAATAATCTCATCCACAAATAACCAGGCAGAACTCCCTTCGCCGCTGTGGCCTTCGGGGCAGGTTCCTATGTTATCTACGACTATTTTTATTTTGGAGAACTGCTGCCCGGAAAGTTGGATATCGAAGTGAACTATTTGCTTTTCTGCTGTTGTTACGGGAAGTGTAGCTTGCGTTTTCCCCAATAGCTCATAGATGTTGCCTTCTTTAGAGCCATAAACGGTAACCTGATTAGGTCTGAAAATCCAGCTTCCGTAATCATGAAGGGCACCAACTCTGACTTTTTTAACGATAACCGGATTATCAAAACTAAAAACGGCTTCCATGTCTTTCCCGTTGAAGCCCTGCCATTGGCCGCTTCCAAAGTTCAGATTTGCCCGGATACCATCTGTCAGCACAAATTCGTTGTTGCCGGAATATTTTTCTGCTGGTGGGTTAGCCTGCTGTGGCTTCATACCAAAGGCCTGATGAATAAAGATTTGGGTAGTTGAGATTTTTCCGGCCAATTGATCACCCTGAAACAAGCCCGCCTTGATCTGCATAGTACGCCCCGGAAATAATGGGGAAGCATACTTTTCACTTTCAGCATCCGGTTCTGAACCATCGGTAGTATAATAGATGTCACCTTTAGGGTTTTCAGCTTCCATCCTCATGGAGATGGTCTTTTCTGTTTCGTTAAACACAGGCACAATGTCTACGTTATTCATGCTTTTGGCATAGTTCACACCCATCTTGTCGAGTGTGGGAAGGTGCCTGTTGACCCGGTCAATGAAATTGTCCCAATCCTTCTTTTCTTTTGGCGTCCACAAAACTTCGGCCAGTGCATAGATGCGGGGGAATATCATGTATTCTGCATGCTCCGGGGTTGGTACATATTCTGTCCACAGGTTAGCCTGACCTCCTAAGATGTAGCCGACAGCTTCTCCGAGGGAATCAGGAGCGGGATCGAACGTATAGACGTGGCTGATGGGTGAATAACCTCCGAAAGCCGGTGGTTCCAACTGCTGCTGTCCCTGGTAGTGATCAAAATATAAATGTGTACCCGGACTCATGACGGCTTTATGGCCTTCTTTGGCGGCCTCTATCCCTCCATTCATACCTCTCCATGACATTACAGTGGCATTGGGGGCCAGCCCTCCTTCTAATATTTCATCCCAACCGATCAGACGGCGGCCATTGGCGTTAAGGAATTGCTCTACTCTGCTGATGAAGTAGCTCTGCAGTTCATGGACATCTGACAACCCTTCGGTTTTGATCCTTCGCTGACATTTAGGACACTGCTCCCACGCTGTTTTGGTGGCTTCATCTCCGCCCACGTGAATGTACTGAGAAGGGAATAAATCCATAACCTCCGTCAGCACGTCTTCCAGAAACATAAAGGTGCTGTCGTTACCTGCGCAATAGATATCGGTGATCGGCCAGACGCCTCCGGATGGAACTGGAATAGGCTCTTGTTTGCATGAAAGCCATGGATAGGCAGATATCGCTGCACTTACATGTGCCGGCATTTCAATCTCAGGCACAATGGTCACATGTCTTTCCGCTGCATACTTTAC
This region of Fulvivirga ulvae genomic DNA includes:
- the rplM gene encoding 50S ribosomal protein L13, yielding MDTLSYKTVSANKATVNKGWVIVDAESKVLGRLASEVARVIRGKHKPDFTPNVDCGDNVIVINADKIKLTGKKWTDKVYISHTGYPGGQRSATPKEVMAKKSSTILVERAVRGMLPKSRLGRVLFKNLYVYEGAEHPHEAQKPKEIKL
- a CDS encoding DUF4433 domain-containing protein, whose amino-acid sequence is MNLSQIKIYRILHIENIPHILENGITHKNSPSANSDFVGIGDVSLIDNRNTRRVHVDNGNTFNTIETITLGDFTPFYFGVKMPMLYVIQQGGNFVEKANKPEDIIYVACSIESIINSDLIYYFSDGHATDFLTTFYNKDRVDQLPLIVDWPSVKMPYWGGQENLDIKRKKQAEFLVQGDIPPDFIIGFGCYNDSAKQKLMEFGIDKELVKVIPNAYY
- the darG gene encoding type II toxin-antitoxin system antitoxin DNA ADP-ribosyl glycohydrolase DarG; this translates as MIKYLTGNILDSKAEALVNTVNTVGVMGKGIALQFKKTYPNNFKAYSQACKDEQIDIGKLFVTKDRNLSTGEKYIINFPTKKNWRKPSEYEYIEKGLEDLLNVIDTYKIKSIAIPPLGAGNGGLDWQKVKKIISKYLDQVDAEIIVYEPSTLIKEKLKSERVKLTDARALLLYVLFDLVRNGEYISEFSSEKVAYFLQKFGARKYFKLTYQPNFYGPYSGKVRFLLNALNGSYIMGYSDMNKKPFEPLTLIADGYEEVRRFVEAKPELKKIAENTIEFLNGFYSDFALELLSSIDFISEQEKSLDRNIINERLESWSDRKRSMFSNPKYLDISLQHLSKVQRSL
- the rpsI gene encoding 30S ribosomal protein S9, which encodes MEVISSIGRRKTSIARIYMTSGKGEITVNNKSVEDYFPAGILQTIVRQPLNTVGQDGNFDIKVNVDGGGPAGQAEAIRLALSRALCEVDAENRSPLKKEGFLTRDPRMVERKKYGRRKARRKFQFSKR
- a CDS encoding beta-N-acetylhexosaminidase codes for the protein MKTLTYLALLNMIAFLACSPMQQDAVQPQPPAIIPQPVQMEVMDGAFELSANTAIAYSEQDENAKVIAEMLNNMLHPVLGQKLQYGDDQKNAIRFVKDSSIENAEGYRLNVDQKGITLSARSGAGYFYGVQTLRQLLENSDIRPSNKVMIPWLKINDHPRFEWRGMMLDVSRHFFPKDFIKKFIDYLAMNKLNTFHWHLVDDQGWRIEIKKYPLLTEKGAWRVNKENLHWNSRSTPEEGEVADFGGFYTQEEIREIVKYAAERHVTIVPEIEMPAHVSAAISAYPWLSCKQEPIPVPSGGVWPITDIYCAGNDSTFMFLEDVLTEVMDLFPSQYIHVGGDEATKTAWEQCPKCQRRIKTEGLSDVHELQSYFISRVEQFLNANGRRLIGWDEILEGGLAPNATVMSWRGMNGGIEAAKEGHKAVMSPGTHLYFDHYQGQQQLEPPAFGGYSPISHVYTFDPAPDSLGEAVGYILGGQANLWTEYVPTPEHAEYMIFPRIYALAEVLWTPKEKKDWDNFIDRVNRHLPTLDKMGVNYAKSMNNVDIVPVFNETEKTISMRMEAENPKGDIYYTTDGSEPDAESEKYASPLFPGRTMQIKAGLFQGDQLAGKISTTQIFIHQAFGMKPQQANPPAEKYSGNNEFVLTDGIRANLNFGSGQWQGFNGKDMEAVFSFDNPVIVKKVRVGALHDYGSWIFRPNQVTVYGSKEGNIYELLGKTQATLPVTTAEKQIVHFDIQLSGQQFSKIKIVVDNIGTCPEGHSGEGSSAWLFVDEIIIE
- a CDS encoding GEVED domain-containing protein; this translates as MKKNCYFILRKYVLLMILLMGAVSMNYAQTKKPWDVLREGGTYEEIKRATDAYFETHDTGRGSGYKQMQRILYFMKRRSRPDGSIISQDESWKKYAAFKAKAKASSRTNSVNNWSPLGPGRLEQVTTSWAPGVGRIQAFARLENDPNLMYVGSPSGGAWKSTDGGNSWIPIADDLAAIGVSDIVIDYTNPNTVYITTGDPDSWDTYSIGVMKSTDGGITWQSTGLQHDVSQSKALGRIIMHPSNPSILLVAGSDGIYKTTDAGANWTKIYNQRVYDIEFKPGDPNIVYATGPNFLKSTNGGNSFSVVTSGLPSSFSSSYRAFLAVSPAAPGYVYIVYGIGAGAIYRSTDSGSSFTTRKSSGNGYNIMGYTPNDNSSQSWYDLDIAVSPTNYNEVHIGGVVTYRSLDGGANWSQTSKWTHVTGPNGVPAVHPDIHVMEYVGNTLYIGNDGYLVMTTDRGDSWLNLSNGIATRQFYGIGVSRLDHTMVAGGAQDNGTSVYKNSTWYEWLGADGGEAIVDKDNTNVVYGTTQNGGSWYKSTSGGENSISLNGPGTGAWVVPYAQAQDVAGTFYVGLSGGTIKKSSNSMQSWQNAGRAGNATIESIAIAPSNSNYIYAASENGIYRTTNGGSGNWTNITNGLPAIVNYISVHPDNPQKVAVAIRGYSGQKIYISNNAGNSWTNISGTLPDMSANCVVWHKNSANGIYAGMDVGVYYKDDNTGGWVLFSQSLPNVIVNELEIHETAGKIYAGTYGRGLWVADVYSAGGTTAPVAAFAADQTVITEGGSISFTDQSTNSPSQWNWSFQGGTPSTSTGQNPVVTYATAGVYDVTLTVTNSAGNDTETKTGYITVEDPGVTYCASTSSNSSYEHLANVTVGSFSNPSGATNYSDFTSLVIPLAQGGNSISLTPGFSGQAYQEYFRVWVDFNQDGDFDDANELAFDSGSSSQTVQGTLTVPSGALPGTTRLRISMKYSGVPTACESFQYGEVEDYTANIGSGATLPAPSNMSAQAVSSSQIDLSWSDNSADEEAFEIQRSDNGGSYVSITEVDAGVTSYSDQNLQAATSYSYRVRARKQSSYSAYSNSAGATTHQAVSYCAVTNGNPSGQYVRRVRLGSIDNTTTYEADGYSDYTSISATVVQSGSETLVVTPQYTWAGSRAKAWIDWNKDGDFNDAGEEVLSGIGASASYSSTVSIPSGTSGVYRLRVRTTYGETPTPCNDQYHSEMEDYTINVSPSAVAPHRQEEVTAEIKQLVVYPNPTQKTIYIRLTGAQMENAKVSVLNVAGKIVYESNYAGEPIHLDRLVKGVYIVKLMVNDSSYEQKIILE
- a CDS encoding RluA family pseudouridine synthase is translated as MAKMKFEDLIIWEDDNYIVINKPAFISTLADRNDTVNILEMARAYHEDAQVCHRLDKETTGALVIARNPEAYRHMSIQFENREVSKIYHAVTDGIHDFDNKEVDRSILKLGNGTVRIDYKGKEAQTFFNTLRAYTAHTLVECKPITGRMHQIRVHLSSIEAPITGDEMYGGKPLYLSSIKRKYNLKKWTEEQPLIKRLALHARSLTFKVLNGKELSIEAPYPKDFRVLVEQLDKNN